Genomic segment of Candidatus Jordarchaeales archaeon:
GAGATACAGCTCGTCAGAGTGTAAAAACTTCAGGAGGCTACGGTTCTTGATAGTTGTTGAAAAAGTTAAGAGGAATGACGTGAGGTGCGGCAAATGCGACGCACCTCTCACATTTACCCTTATTTGGGAGAACGGAAAGTACTCTTGGACCTACGAGTGTGAAAACTGCTCGTCTGCTCAAAAACAAAAGAAGGATCTTTGTGAAGACATGAGAGATGAATTTGTTAAGAGACTTGTGAGGTCATGGTAATCTTTGCGGTTCAAGTGTCTTAAGTGTGGGAGTTGTTGTAGAGATAAAAAAACCATAGTCACATTGACTCATAAAGACATAATTAGGATCGCTGAGTTCTTGAGTTTGGACGAAAGAAGGCTTGTAAGGGATGTTCTCATTTTTTACCAAGTTGATGAAGGCCTTAAAAAGCTCCTTGCCTTCCCCTCCGTTGAAACTTTCAGAGGGGAGGCGATCATAGGATTAAGGAAAAGAGAGGACGGGTCTTGCATATTTTTGCAAGGCAACCTCTGCAGTATATACCCGGCGCGCCCCATGACATGTAGAACTTTTCCCTTCACGTTTTCCGTAAAGGAGGGATGGCTGAAGTACGGTGTTGCTACAAAGGCCAAGGAACTTTGCCCAGGACTGAACGAAGGCGAGGAGATTGACGAAAACCAGTTAGCTGAAATAGGCTTAAGCGCGGTCACCGAACTCGAAGAGTACTCCAGAATAGCTTCGTTGTGGAAGAAGGTGGTCGAAAAAAGCATTCCCGCGATACCCGAACTGTTAGTTAGGCTCATATTGCAAGGGAAAGATGAAAAGAAAATTGCCTTGACACACTAAAACAATGCACCTGGAAGTGATGAGTTTAACAGCTGACTGCAGCTACTCTTTAAATAGTTCAACTTTTACCTTTGCTCCCTGTTTTGCGCTGCGGAAAACCTCAAGCCCCTTAACTACCCTGCCTACGGGGTTTACCTCAGAATACGGCCTAATTTTGTCGTAGAACACGCACAATGAGTCCCCCATAGGCCAGTAAGCTATCTCACCCACTTCCACACTTTCTTTTGCGTTTTCCTCCCCAACATTTATCCCAACAGAGAAGTATACCTCTTTGTTCTGCCACACGTTAACCTCGCTTGTTATCGGGAGAGCATTAAAAAATGCATCAACCGTTGAAGGAGCCTTTGACCTGTCAATCTCACCAACAGCCTCTCCAGCACCCTCAATCAGAAAGCGAACCTTAAACTTGTCTGGCGCTCTCATTTAGAAGAACTCCTCCACACATTCTGGCAGCGAAATTAGAAGAAAGAGAAAAAAGAAGCTACTTTTTGAGTGTTTCCGCTAGCTTCTCGAACGGAACGACCTCAACTTTCCATCCAGTGCTCTTCTCAATGGCATTCTTGATGGGAGCCGCCTCCTCCGGAACTATGAGTTTCCTGTGCTTAACTTTCTTGTCCACATCCTCTCTTTGAATAAACTCTTTCACGATTTCCCCTGTGAGCTTCCCTTCTTTCACCGCTTCGCTGACCGATAATCCGTCAACGTTGATTACGAGGATCCACGCATCAATCCGCGCGTCTAGTAACGGTACTTTCACCCTGTAGAAGTCTTTTATGTTATTGGTTACGAGCACAACTGGGGAATTTTCGTTCGGGTCTCCGACGTATCTAAGACCGTCACGCGGCCTGTACTTGGTTTTCAGGAAGTCTGGAATAGCACTCGAGTCTTTCGGCCCAACGTAGACGTCCCATCCGCTTGCGTCCTCCAGTTCACCGGCAAATCTTGCTGCGAGTCCAGGTATTATGACTGCCCTATGTCTCACTTTCTCTGCTACCTTATACTCGTTGAGTGCATCAGCCATTTTAGCAGCGTTCAACTGTCCTCCAGCCGCAGACGCCTCTACGCCTATACCTCCAGTATCTATTATCACAAGCCAGGCGTCTATCTTGGCTTGCTCTAGGTCTGACCTAACAACGGAAGCCGTAGATGCATAGTTTGTTGTTATCATTACCGGGCTGTCCTCGTTAGGGTTACCTATCGCGAAAAGTCCAGGCTCAACAGCTGGGTGTATCCTCGGGTCGGTGTAAATGTTCTGTCTCAGTGTTGCTAGAGCAAGGAAGCTCCACAGTTCCTTGGAGTTTATTATGAGGAGGTCAGCGTATCTGCAGATAAGGGCCGCTGCTAGGAAGGTCTCCATGAAAGCGGTTTCCAACTTTTCTGCTTCAGTCGCCGCCTCTTTTCCTATCCATAGGGTCGCTGGAACACCTACCAGCGGCCAGCCAACCGACTTATCTCCCCTCTCTATTGCAGCCCTTCTAAGCATCGTGAAGCTATCTATGGTGTCCGCTAAAACTCCTGCACCCCACGCCGTTCCTGGGTCTAACGCCACCTGTATTCCAGCACTCGAGAGTGTAACCGCAAGGGACTTAAGCGTGTCAAGATCCCCGGGAGCAGCTACGACAACCGGGCACCCTGCTTCGAGTGCTATCTCAGCTACTTCCTTCCAGTTATCTCTCGTCGCAGCGTATAGCAGTGGCTTCCTGTTTTTCACAACCTCGACGCCCGCCTTAAGACAAGCTGGATCAAGTGAGCAAAGTATCAGCGGGTAATTCGTATTGTCCGCTACAATCTTCACTGCTCTAGCGAACGTTGCTGGGTCTCTCGAGACAGACTTGATTGCTATCGCGTCGAGGCGCAGCTCAGCGCCCACTCTGAAAACCGACCAATTGCTTATCAGCTTAACGTTCTTGATAAGCTCCTCCTCAGTCATTTCGTCATGTACGCAAACAGCTATAGCCGTTGGATTGAAGTATGTCAGCTCATGCCTGTACATCACTTCTTCTCCGCCTATAACCACCTCGTTCCCGTCACCACCGAACTTCACGGGCCTAACTGGCGGTGTAACTAGCTCTTTGAGCTCTTCAAACGCCTTTTTGAACTTTGGATCCGTTGCCAACGGTTTGCAATTTTCAACCTCTAGCTCGTGCTCGATCAATTTGTAAGCGAAGGCCATGCAGCTATCTAAACCGCACTCACCGCAGTTCGTCTTGGGAAGGTAATTGTATATGTCTAGCGGTTTTAACCGAGCCATAATGACTCACCTTTTCTAAACTCTAGCAGTAACCCAGTTGAGAAGTGGGGGCACCTCCTCTTTCTTAGAGGACGTGAGGTACTCCACGAACGTCTTGAATATTTGTGCACTCGCTGGGTGAATCATCATGAAGACATCACACCCTACTAGTGACAGTGCTAGCGCCGTTATAGCCTCCCATATAGGCCCTCTGAACCTCTGGAGACCCCACTCGTCTCCCTTTTTCTTGTCACTCATGTAAGCCTCTCTCGCACCCCAAGCGTTGGTCGTTCCGGACGAAAGCGGCATCTGTAAGTCTGCATCCCCCTTGAGAGCTGAGAGCCTTATTCTTTCGTACACGCTGAACGAGTACTCCAACCCGTAGCCTAAAGCAGCCGTGGTTGCGTCCTGCACAATCCTATTTTTAGGCATGCCTGCATCCATTATGAGCTTGTTAAGCTTCTTTTGGTTGTTCACGTCCAGCTGTGTCCAAGATAGAACGTTGTGCCCATACTTCTTAGCCGCGTCAACTATCCTCTTCCAGTCAAGGTTAAGTGACGCTGAGTTGAGCATCAGTCTTTCTCCCTCGGAAACCGCAGCAGCAGCCTCGAGAACTTCAGGGTCCTTGTCTGGGTTCCCCGACCCACCTATAAGTATTGGTGTATCGACTGCTTGCAGAACATCCTCTACGACTTTGGCCGCCTCTCTAGCAGGCGTGTTCTTAACATATGGGTCTGTGCTTATCAGATGCACTGTTACCAAGTCTGCGCCGAACTCGTTAATCGCCTTCTTAGCCCAGTCTGCTGGATCCTCCATAACGTCTCCAAAGTGCTCCACTACAGGCTTCGGAAGGCTTATCGGCATGTCGAAAACGTCGAAAGCCACGACGGGCCTGTTAGGATTGTTGAACTCAAACCTATAGAAAGCAGGGGCTTTCTCGCCACCGATCTTAATGACCTTCTTACGCGTGCCTCCCTCAGCTCTAGTAGCTCCAAACTGGACCTCAACTATTTCCCCTGGGTACGACTCAATTGGACGCTCGAATTTTTGCTCGATGAGGGCTGCAGGTATTCTCGCCCTAGCTGCAGGAGGGAGCGCAGCAGCGAACATTCCTGGTATAACCTTGAGAACCAATTCTTCTGCTTCTATGACGACATCTTCAAGTTCCAGCTCCTCATATTTTCCAAGAATTTCCAGTATCTTCTTGCCTAGTGCTAATTCGTCTTTAGACATCAGTCTCCCCTGCTCTTATCGCTTCTCCTAATGATGAGCTTGTCCACTTTGATCTTCACGTTCTTGAAGATTAACTGCACTCCACCTCCGATGGCAGGCACACCTTCGACTGGAACAACGATCTCCGGCACGACGGCCCCGGTTGTCGCGGCTTCAGCCGCAGCCTCAGCTTTAGCTGCAGCCTCGACAGCCTTCCACCTCTCAACCACTGGGTGCCCTTTAGCCTTAAGGAACTCCTTAAGTTCCGCAGTGTTAGATACATCTTTCTCGGTTGCAATTTTGTCTCTAAGATGCTCAGGTATCGCGTCAAGAACTCTTTCCTTGACGTAAGACGGCAGCCATACAACTCTGTTCCAACCACCTTCAGCCTGCAGGAACTTCGGGCTCCTCATATACTCTATAGCGATGCCGAGGAAGCCCTCAACCTGCTTGCCACCACCAGTCTGGTTGGCCATTGTTGAGAACGGCAGACCGTTGACTGCAACACCTTGATAATTCCTGTCAACGATACCTATGCCGTCAACCTCTGGGATATAGAACGCTATAGCTTCAAAGCACCCACAGCTCGTGTGCGGATGCCCAAACATGCTATAGAGGAAAACCCTCTGAATTTCACCAAGAGACCTCTCCTTGGCAGCGGCATTTACCCCACTGTACTCTCCTACCACTGGGTCAAGCAGCTCACCCTTCTCAACCTTGAAGTTTGGACCCTTCGGGTCAACTCTAGCAGCTGCTCTAGCATCAAACCAGTTAATGGAACCACAAAGTGACACCCTGTTAGGAGTGATAATACACACGTGCGTCGGTGCGAAGCTCTGGCATAACACGCACCCATAAAACTCCTCCACGTCCTCATCCTTTAATCCTCTAGCCCTAGCATCTCTCGCCTCGTAGATCTTTAGGGCCTGCTCGTACATCTCCTCAACTTTCTTCGGGTCCGTAATATACGTCACCTGTATCTTCTCAATGAACGGGAACTCGGCCTTATAGAGCCTTGCCAAAACGCCACCGATCTGCTTGAAGCTATTCAATCCTTTCTTAAAGGAGGACTGAGATATGCGGATCCAGATGTCATACCTCTGGTTAAGGTGCATGACCCCCTCAATATAGTTTGTAAACTCGTGTATACGCCTCTCAAGTACCCCTTCAAGGTCTTTTTCCAATTGCGCCCCTGCAACCTCAACAAGTATGCCAAGCGGGTATGAACCACCTTGTTCCAAGTCCTTTATATCCGGCCCAATTACACTGACCCTGCCGTCCTCTATTTCGTTGAGACCTCTCACTTGTACCAGTTCGAACTTGTGTTTGACCTTCGGACCGCCGAACTCTACCTGCATATCTTTGCTGCGGATTCTCTCTCCTTCGTAGACCGGACCAACATCCACGGGGCATATATCCTTAAACGAGGACGCCATGGGCACCACTCCTCTCCAAATTAAGTCCTCTGTCGTCGAGAAACATTTAAGTTGTCCACTTTTAACTTTTTTTGTTAACTTTTATAACTGGTAGAGGCAACGCTCGGCTCAGGGTGGCTGATGGTTTCTCACGTACCTTTCTTATCCGTCGAAAAGCTTTTTGTTGAAAGGTAACGCTTTTCTGATAGGTGTCTTAGGTTGTACGACTTAACTGTCATAGGGCATTTAACGATCGATTTCATATCCCGCTTTGGTGTTAGATTGCGTAAGTCAGTGGGTGGCCCGCCTTTCTACTGTAGTCTCACTGCACGCGCGCTGGGCGCCAAAGTTGCTGTCGTTTCTAAAACTGCAGTAGGAGAAGACTTGCGTGAATTTTCATCATTGCTGGGTAACGCTGGAATTTCTACTTTCATATTGAGTGGAAAAGCTACGACGACGTTTGAAATAGATTACAGGGGAGAAAAGCGCAATCTGAGACTTATATCCCGCGCGGAAAACATTTCGATAAATGAAGTTCCAAGCGAGTCATTAAAGGCATCAGTGGTGTTGCTCAGCCCCGTGGCTGGAGAGCTAAGTCTAGATTTTGTTAAGGCTCTCCCACGTTACCGTGAAAGTGGTTGTCACTTAATCGCCGGCGACCTTCAGGGTTTTACGAGAATATTTCACAAGGACGGCAAAATGTCTTTTAGGCGGCTTGAGGAAGATTTCTTCAGTCTCTTCGACATCATTAAGGGGTCCGAAAGAGAAGTTAAAGCGGTGACCGGTTGTCGCTCAGTTGAAGAAGCCCTAAAACAGATAACATACTTTGGCCCCAAGATAGCCATAGCAACTCTAGGCGAAAAAGGCGCTCTCGCTCTTTCTGAAGGCTTGCTCTTCCGAGTTCACCCATTGAGACCTGAAAGCGTTGTCGATACGACTGGAGCCGGGGACGCATTCATCGCAGCCTTCCTTGTAGGATATGCATGGTCAATGAGCCTAGAAGACTGCTTAAAACTAGCCTGCTCCGCTGCTACGTGTACCGTGGAGAGGAAGCTTCCTCTTGGCGGTGCAAACAAGGAGTATATCGTGGAGAAAAGCAAGAACGTGCGCATTGAAAAAATATCGCGATTTGAATCATAACACGTCTCTCAATAGTAGTTCCTCTCAAAACGCCACCATACATCTTTAAAAACTACTAAATAAGGTCGATAAAGTTAGTCTAGTTTAGTTTGAGTTTCATTTATTGTTGGAGGTGTTTGTCGTGATTTGCGTGGAAGAATTCTATGTAGAGGGAGTGCCTGTGATAGGTTTGAAGGTTAATTTGAATCCGCCCTTTCTGATGATTGTTTGCCAGCGGGGTGTTCTCGCGTGTGGCTATTTTAACATAGAAGTCGCTGAAAAGTTTGGTGTGTCCGCTGCAATAGTCAAGGGTGTTTCATCGTTCGAGGAAATGTTGAGGGCAAACGTAGTAAGTGTTACATCTAAAGCCAAGGAGCTTGGGGTAACTGAAAACTGCAGTGGAAAGGACGCGGTTCTCCTTTTCTCATTGTAACCATGAAGCTCCTCCTCTGCAACCAGGAAAAAGTACTTAAAAACTATCTTTCTGTTTCTTGGTAGAGTTTGACGGTTAATTCAGTTTATGTGTTTCAGAGAGGTGCTGCTTTTTGGCGAAAGGCGAGGAAACACCACTCCCAAACAAGTACGAGAAATTCAGTGAGTGGTATAACGAGATATTGCAAAGGGCTGAACTAATAGACTTACGTTACGGTGTTAAAGGTTTCATTGTTTACAGGCCGAATGCTGCAATGATAATGAGGCAAATTTACCGTTTTTTCGAAGAAGAACTTGACAAGCTTGGACATGCCCCCTGCGTTTTCCCTGTTGTTATTCCTTTGGAGTACTTCGAGAAAGAGGCTCAGCACATTAAGGGCTTTCTTGACGAAGTGTTCTGGGTCACAAAGGCTGGGCGACATGACCTCAACAAGCCACTATTGTTGCGTCCGACATCCGAAACTGCGATGTACCCTCTCTACGCTTTGTGGATTAGGAGCTACAAAGATCTTCCACTAAAACTATACCAGTCTAACTCTGTATACCGGTATGAAACGAAGGCAACCAAACCCCTTCTAAGAGGGCGAGAATTTTTCTGGATAGAGACACACTGCGCTCACAGAACCAAGGAGGACGCTGAGCTACAAGTGTTGGAAGATATGAAGGTCATGAGCAGAGCCCTTCATGAGGTCTTAGGGATTCCCTTCATGCTCTTCGAGCGACCACCATGGGACAGATTCGCCGGAGCCGACAAAACTTACGCTTTCGACGTCCTGCTCCCAGATAAATCCGTACTACAGGTGGCTACCACGCACATACTCGGAGAGAATTTTTCCAAGGCTTTCGAGATAACCTACAAAGACGAGGATGGAAGACTAAAATACGTCCAGCAAACGTGCTTCGGAATAGGAATTTCAAGAATACTGGCTACGCTAATAAGTGTTCATGGAGACGAATACGGGCTAATTCTTCCATTCGACGTCGCTCCAACACAAATAGTAATAGTTCCGATAGTTTTCAAAGAGAACAGGGAAGTCGTTCTGGATAAATGTAAATCTCTCTTCGCGAAGCTCAGAAGCAAAGGATACCGGGTTGTGCTCGATGATTCCGAAGAACGCCCGGGAGCTAAATTCTACAAATGGGAGCTTCTAGGAGTCCCCATAAGGATAGAGATCGGTCCAAAAGACATTGAAAAAGGTGTTGTAACGCTTTTCAGGCGCGATACTAGGGAAAGGATCGTCGTTGCAGAACAAGAGGTTGAAAACAAGATTGCGGAGCTAGGAAAGGAGATCTTGAATGTTTTGAGGGAACGGGGTGAAAAGTGGCTTAAAGAAAACTTGAAAGACATTAGAAGCAGGGAGGAACTCATGGAGCTAGCGAAGAACGGTGGAATAGGCCGGATGGCTTTCTGCGGAAGAGAAGAATGCGCTGCCGAAATAAAGATCACAACAGGCGGCTTCGAAGTTAGAGGGGTCATGGTAGGGGAAAAGTGGGGCGACTTAGGCGCCTGTGCCGCATGCGGCAAGGAAGCAAAACAAATAGTTTACGTTGCCAAGCCATACTAGACCCCCCTCCAAAGGTAGTTTTGCTTAGATTTTTATGTCTCTCTGCACTTCTCTATTCCTAAGATTGCTTAGGAGGGTGTGCGATTATTGCTTTTCTTTGCAGATCTTCACATTCACAGCAAATATAGTAGGGGTAGCAGCTCCAACATGGAGCCTCGCATTCTACGTTCTTTTGCTAAAGTAAAGGGCCTTAACCTATTAGGGACAGGCGACTTCTCCCACCCTAGATGGTTTGCCGAGTTGAGGGAGAAGCTTGAGGAAGTAGATGAAACGGGCTTCCACACGTTGAAGGAAGGTGAAAAAGACGTTTTCTTTCTGCTTTCGAACGAGGTGAACACTAGTTTTGAGTTTGAAAATGAGGCTAAAAACATTCACCACGTCATATTAGTCGAAAACTTCGACGTTGCCGAACAAGTGAACGAGGTCTTATCGAAGTACGGGAACCTTGAAGTCGACGGAAGGCCTTCCCTTAAGTGTTCCCCCGCAGAACTCGTCGAGTCACTCATCCAAGTAGATAGGGACATACTAGTAGTTCCAGCCCACCTGTGGACGAGTTGGTTCGGGGCGCTAGGCGAACGCGGCTTCAACAGTTTGGAGGACTGCTACGGCGACATGGTAAGACACATATACGCCGTTGAAACAGGCCTCAGCTCTGATCCTCCAATGAACTGGAGGCTTAGCGCCCTCGACAAGTATGTCCTGATGAGCAACAGTGACTCACACAGCCCATGGTCCTGGAGACTTGGGCGGGAAGCGAATGTTTTCGACCTTGATGAGCCTTCATTCCACGAAATTGTTGACGCCATAAGGAGTAGAAATAGGAAAAAGATTGTCATGACTATCGAGGTCGCCCCTGAATACGGAATCCCCCTCCACTCCGGAGCGTGGACGTAAAATATCACTATGATGGGCATAGGGGCGACCGCCAGGGACATAACGGCGTAGATGTATGCATGCACCCAAAGGAAGCTATAAAACTTGGGAACATTTGCCCTGTTTGCGGGAGGAAAATGACCATAGGCGTACAGCACAGGGTTGAAGAGCTTGCTGACAGGGAGGAAGGTTTTGTCCCTAAAAACTTCATACCGTTCAAAAGATTAATCCCACTCGCCGAGTTGATAGCTGTCGCCTTAGGCACCGAGAACCTTCACACACAGAAAATTAGAGAGGAGTATGACCGTCTTGTGAACAAGTTTGGGAACGAGTACAAGGTTTTACTGGAGGCCTCGATGGAAGACCTCCTAAAGGTCACACATCCAAAGATAGCCGAACTCATAATACTCAACAGAGAAGGACGGCTGAAGATAAAGCCGGGATTCGATGGAGTTTACGGCAAAGTGGTATTAGAGGAGTCTCAAGAGGAAAAGGGTGTGGAACGCCGTGTAAAAGTCGGACAACAGAGTCTCGACAGTTACTTCTAAACCCGGCACAGCCCCACATCAGCACACACGGGGGATCGGCTCACCGTAAGGCTCCTCTATCACCCTTTTTCCTCCAACAACTGTTTCCATGATAACATAGCCAGGTCTTTCCTTCCGCACCTCTCCTATTATGTTGGCGTTTTTCCCGTACTTCGTTGCCCTAACAGCTTTCAGCACTTCTTCAGCTTTTTCAGGTCTCACTGCTATGAGTGCCTTTCCCTCACAAGTCACCTCAAGGGGGTCTATCCCGAGCATCTCCGACGCGGCAACAACCTCCTCCCTAATAGGAATGTCTTCCTCTCTAATCCATATACTGACCCCGTTCTTCTTAGCCCAACCGTTTAAGGCTGCAGCAACACCCCCCCTAGTCGGGTCTTTCATCGCTGTGATGCCGCCCACCTTTAAAGCGGCCTTAATAGTCTCATTTAGAGGAGCTACATCGGATTCTAATTTCGTTCCAAAACTTATCCCCTCACGGGCTGCAAGCAGCGCTATCCCGTGGTCTCCAACAGTTCCTGTCAGTATTATCTTGTCACCGACTTGTATCCCGTGGTCGCAGATCACATCGCCTTTAACAAATCCTATCCCGGCTGTTGCCAAGACTATTTTGTCAATTTTCCCTCTAGGCATGACCTTGGTGTCCCCAGCTATTAGAGCAACTTCAGCTTCGTCGCACGTGTCGCTCATGGACTTAACTATCCTCCTAAGGTCAGATATGGGAAACCCTTCTTCCACTATCATGGAACACACTACGGCCACGGGGTTTGCCCCCATCATGAGAAGATCATTGACCGTTCC
This window contains:
- a CDS encoding YkgJ family cysteine cluster protein, with the protein product MRFKCLKCGSCCRDKKTIVTLTHKDIIRIAEFLSLDERRLVRDVLIFYQVDEGLKKLLAFPSVETFRGEAIIGLRKREDGSCIFLQGNLCSIYPARPMTCRTFPFTFSVKEGWLKYGVATKAKELCPGLNEGEEIDENQLAEIGLSAVTELEEYSRIASLWKKVVEKSIPAIPELLVRLILQGKDEKKIALTH
- a CDS encoding cyclophilin-like fold protein yields the protein MRAPDKFKVRFLIEGAGEAVGEIDRSKAPSTVDAFFNALPITSEVNVWQNKEVYFSVGINVGEENAKESVEVGEIAYWPMGDSLCVFYDKIRPYSEVNPVGRVVKGLEVFRSAKQGAKVKVELFKE
- the acsC gene encoding acetyl-CoA decarbonylase/synthase complex subunit gamma → MARLKPLDIYNYLPKTNCGECGLDSCMAFAYKLIEHELEVENCKPLATDPKFKKAFEELKELVTPPVRPVKFGGDGNEVVIGGEEVMYRHELTYFNPTAIAVCVHDEMTEEELIKNVKLISNWSVFRVGAELRLDAIAIKSVSRDPATFARAVKIVADNTNYPLILCSLDPACLKAGVEVVKNRKPLLYAATRDNWKEVAEIALEAGCPVVVAAPGDLDTLKSLAVTLSSAGIQVALDPGTAWGAGVLADTIDSFTMLRRAAIERGDKSVGWPLVGVPATLWIGKEAATEAEKLETAFMETFLAAALICRYADLLIINSKELWSFLALATLRQNIYTDPRIHPAVEPGLFAIGNPNEDSPVMITTNYASTASVVRSDLEQAKIDAWLVIIDTGGIGVEASAAGGQLNAAKMADALNEYKVAEKVRHRAVIIPGLAARFAGELEDASGWDVYVGPKDSSAIPDFLKTKYRPRDGLRYVGDPNENSPVVLVTNNIKDFYRVKVPLLDARIDAWILVINVDGLSVSEAVKEGKLTGEIVKEFIQREDVDKKVKHRKLIVPEEAAPIKNAIEKSTGWKVEVVPFEKLAETLKK
- the cdhD gene encoding CO dehydrogenase/acetyl-CoA synthase subunit delta gives rise to the protein MSKDELALGKKILEILGKYEELELEDVVIEAEELVLKVIPGMFAAALPPAARARIPAALIEQKFERPIESYPGEIVEVQFGATRAEGGTRKKVIKIGGEKAPAFYRFEFNNPNRPVVAFDVFDMPISLPKPVVEHFGDVMEDPADWAKKAINEFGADLVTVHLISTDPYVKNTPAREAAKVVEDVLQAVDTPILIGGSGNPDKDPEVLEAAAAVSEGERLMLNSASLNLDWKRIVDAAKKYGHNVLSWTQLDVNNQKKLNKLIMDAGMPKNRIVQDATTAALGYGLEYSFSVYERIRLSALKGDADLQMPLSSGTTNAWGAREAYMSDKKKGDEWGLQRFRGPIWEAITALALSLVGCDVFMMIHPASAQIFKTFVEYLTSSKKEEVPPLLNWVTARV
- the cdhC gene encoding CO dehydrogenase/CO-methylating acetyl-CoA synthase complex subunit beta, with translation MASSFKDICPVDVGPVYEGERIRSKDMQVEFGGPKVKHKFELVQVRGLNEIEDGRVSVIGPDIKDLEQGGSYPLGILVEVAGAQLEKDLEGVLERRIHEFTNYIEGVMHLNQRYDIWIRISQSSFKKGLNSFKQIGGVLARLYKAEFPFIEKIQVTYITDPKKVEEMYEQALKIYEARDARARGLKDEDVEEFYGCVLCQSFAPTHVCIITPNRVSLCGSINWFDARAAARVDPKGPNFKVEKGELLDPVVGEYSGVNAAAKERSLGEIQRVFLYSMFGHPHTSCGCFEAIAFYIPEVDGIGIVDRNYQGVAVNGLPFSTMANQTGGGKQVEGFLGIAIEYMRSPKFLQAEGGWNRVVWLPSYVKERVLDAIPEHLRDKIATEKDVSNTAELKEFLKAKGHPVVERWKAVEAAAKAEAAAEAATTGAVVPEIVVPVEGVPAIGGGVQLIFKNVKIKVDKLIIRRSDKSRGD
- a CDS encoding PfkB family carbohydrate kinase, with the translated sequence MYDLTVIGHLTIDFISRFGVRLRKSVGGPPFYCSLTARALGAKVAVVSKTAVGEDLREFSSLLGNAGISTFILSGKATTTFEIDYRGEKRNLRLISRAENISINEVPSESLKASVVLLSPVAGELSLDFVKALPRYRESGCHLIAGDLQGFTRIFHKDGKMSFRRLEEDFFSLFDIIKGSEREVKAVTGCRSVEEALKQITYFGPKIAIATLGEKGALALSEGLLFRVHPLRPESVVDTTGAGDAFIAAFLVGYAWSMSLEDCLKLACSAATCTVERKLPLGGANKEYIVEKSKNVRIEKISRFES
- a CDS encoding DUF1805 domain-containing protein yields the protein MICVEEFYVEGVPVIGLKVNLNPPFLMIVCQRGVLACGYFNIEVAEKFGVSAAIVKGVSSFEEMLRANVVSVTSKAKELGVTENCSGKDAVLLFSL
- the proS gene encoding proline--tRNA ligase, whose translation is MAKGEETPLPNKYEKFSEWYNEILQRAELIDLRYGVKGFIVYRPNAAMIMRQIYRFFEEELDKLGHAPCVFPVVIPLEYFEKEAQHIKGFLDEVFWVTKAGRHDLNKPLLLRPTSETAMYPLYALWIRSYKDLPLKLYQSNSVYRYETKATKPLLRGREFFWIETHCAHRTKEDAELQVLEDMKVMSRALHEVLGIPFMLFERPPWDRFAGADKTYAFDVLLPDKSVLQVATTHILGENFSKAFEITYKDEDGRLKYVQQTCFGIGISRILATLISVHGDEYGLILPFDVAPTQIVIVPIVFKENREVVLDKCKSLFAKLRSKGYRVVLDDSEERPGAKFYKWELLGVPIRIEIGPKDIEKGVVTLFRRDTRERIVVAEQEVENKIAELGKEILNVLRERGEKWLKENLKDIRSREELMELAKNGGIGRMAFCGREECAAEIKITTGGFEVRGVMVGEKWGDLGACAACGKEAKQIVYVAKPY
- a CDS encoding endonuclease Q family protein, which encodes MLFFADLHIHSKYSRGSSSNMEPRILRSFAKVKGLNLLGTGDFSHPRWFAELREKLEEVDETGFHTLKEGEKDVFFLLSNEVNTSFEFENEAKNIHHVILVENFDVAEQVNEVLSKYGNLEVDGRPSLKCSPAELVESLIQVDRDILVVPAHLWTSWFGALGERGFNSLEDCYGDMVRHIYAVETGLSSDPPMNWRLSALDKYVLMSNSDSHSPWSWRLGREANVFDLDEPSFHEIVDAIRSRNRKKIVMTIEVAPEYGIPLHSGAWT
- the hypE gene encoding hydrogenase expression/formation protein HypE; this translates as MELAHGAGGVAMEKLIKEVILPLIRKRKVPGGIGLDELDDGATIPLEGVNIVVTTDGHTVDPIFFPGGDIGRLAISGTVNDLLMMGANPVAVVCSMIVEEGFPISDLRRIVKSMSDTCDEAEVALIAGDTKVMPRGKIDKIVLATAGIGFVKGDVICDHGIQVGDKIILTGTVGDHGIALLAAREGISFGTKLESDVAPLNETIKAALKVGGITAMKDPTRGGVAAALNGWAKKNGVSIWIREEDIPIREEVVAASEMLGIDPLEVTCEGKALIAVRPEKAEEVLKAVRATKYGKNANIIGEVRKERPGYVIMETVVGGKRVIEEPYGEPIPRVC